One Deltaproteobacteria bacterium genomic window, TGACTTTGAGCAGGAGCAGGCTGACCACACCGACGGAAATGAGAAGCACCGTTGCCGGGTAGGTCATGGCGCCCTTGACTTTTCTCTTTAATTTTAACGCCTTTTCCATGTAATTGGACAGACGGAGCAAAATCACATCCAGAATACCACCGCTCTCACCGGCGGCGACAAGGCTGATGAAAAGTTCGTCAAAGACCCGCGGATGCTTTTTCAAGGCATCGTAGAGGGTCGAGCCACCCTCGATATCCTCCCTGATGGTAAGAATGATTTTCGCATAGACCTTGTTTTTTTCCTGTTCTGCCAGAAGGTTCAAACATTGGATCAGGGGCAAACCCGCATTGATCATGGTCGAAAAAATTCGTGCAAAAACGACTACGTCCTTTTCTTTAACCTTTTTCTGCAGGAAGGGAAGATACTCCAACAGATCTTTCGGCTTCTTTTTGACACTGATATTCCGATACCCCAGACGTCGAAGCTGCCCTCTCAGTGCGGCTTCATCGGTGGCCTCCAACTCTCCTTTTTTCCGCTCATTTTTTCTGTTCGTTGCCTCCCACAAAAATTCGGGCATAATGTTTCCTCCCCTGGTAAAAAACATCTTTTTTTGTTCAGAAATATCAGAGCGGGTACGATATTGCCCTAACCTCGTTAATTTATCAAGACTAAACCTCTGTTAATCGTGAAACTTTCACTGAAATGATCGGAACACATCTCCTCCACCCTGGAGCAAGGTAAATATTTATTGATCGGTAAAACGCTCAGCCGACTGCTTTTCGTTCCACAACCTGACGACATTGTGAATAATGATCCCTGCGGCAACAGAGACGTTTAAGGAATCGATTTTCCCCTTCATCGGAATAGACACCAGATAATCACATTTTTTTCGCACGAGCGAATGCATGCCCTTCCCCTCGCTTCCCATTACCAGGGCCACTTTTTTTACCCGGTCGAAGATCCCGGGATCCGAATTTCCCCTTGCATCCGCACCATAGACCCAGAAACCCTCTTCTTTCAGGTAGTCGATCGTCCTGGCCAGATTGACCACCATAGCGACGGGAGTATGGAGCATGGCACCGGCAGAAGCCTTTAGAACCGATGCCGTCAATGACGCCGATCGATTCTCGGGAATGATGAAACCATTGACACCCAAACAATGCCCAGTTCGGATCAGGGCTCCCAGATTTTGCGTATCCGTGATCCCGTCAAGGAGCACAACCAGATCACCAAGGGCGCCCTTCGGCTGGTGGGCCAATACTTCCTGGACGGTTGCATAACGGAAATGACGGCGCATACCCGCAACACCCTGATGAAACCTGTTGCCCACCAGCCGATCCAATTCCTGACGTTTCCGGTAGAGCACGGGGATCCCCTTCGCCGAGGCCAACTGCCGGATTTTCCGAATATTGTCCCCTTCCCGACCCCCAGCGATGAACAGGGTTTGAATATCTGGCGTCTCGCCCTTTAATGCTTCCATCAAAGGATTAATACCGTATATGAGTTCCATGTCCTATAGTTGGGGAAATCCTTTTTTGACATACGTCTCGTAGAAGGATGAGGTCAGAGAGGTTCTTGATAAATTCCAGTGAAACACCAACAATTTATACTACGGCGAAAACCCGATTGTCCAGAAGATTGACGAATTTGTTGCGTATTATAGAGATTTACTGTGACAGGCTAAACCCCTCACCATTTCAGCAACAATGGCATCGGCCTCCGATGCGGGGTCTGGGGCGTGACGAATGGGCCTTCCGACGACCAGATAATCAGCCCCCAGAGACATGGCCTCCGAAGGAGACAGGGTGCGTTTCTGATCATCCGCAGGGGCTTCCAACCCCCGGATACCAGGGGTGACAATAAGAAAATCCCGCCCGCAGGCTGCCCGAACATTCTCGATATCCTGGGGCGAAGCGACAACACCATGAACACCCGTGTCCTGAGCCATTCGCGCTAGCGCCAGAACAGCTTCCTGCGTTGTCCCGCGAAAGCCGATCTCTTTCAGATCCTGATCATTGAGGCTGGTAAGGATGGTGACCGCCAAGACGGCCGGCATGGGCAAGCCTTTCTTCTGTGAGAAGACATTCGCGGCCAGAACAGCTTCTTCCATCATCTTCCGCCCACCTGAGGCGTGGATATTGAACATGAATGCCCCAAGGCTGGTCGCCGCTTCCGCCGCACGCGCCACCGTGTTGGGGATGTCATGAAATTTCAGATCCAAAAAAACGTCACCACCACGCTGTCGAACCTGAGAAACGATCTCGGGCCCGAAATGGGTGAAAGCCTCTTTCCCGATCTTGAATAAACCAACATGGCCGGCCAAGCGGTCTACCCAAGACAAGGATTCCTCCAGTTCCTCGCCCACGTCGAGGGCAAATATCAATTTCCGCCGCAGATCAGAGTTCGGGTTCGGCATAATCTTCATCACCGATAAATTCCATATCATCGGCTATAGGTTTGAAATCTTCTTTAGCGCCTTTTAGATACTCAGGATGCGCGTAGGTCACCTTCCCCGCGGCGATCTCGCGAAGCGCGGCCACAATTTCCCTGTTGTTACGGATATCCGTCAGGGGTGCGGATCCTTTTAAAAGCTGCCTTGTCCTTTGTGCCGTCAACATTACGAGGCCGAAACGGGTCTGCGCCATTTCCAGGGCATCCTCGATTGTAATCCTTGCCATAACTGATTTTACCTCCGATTTAATAAAAGTTTTTCAATCTCTCTCTTTTTTCTTTCGCTACGATTTTTCTCGGCTAAATAGATAGCCCGCAGGAGATCAATTGCCACGGACAACTCATCATTAAATATGACATAATCATACCACTTTACTTCAGCCATTTCCTTAATGGCATTGGCAAATCGAACATCCAGCGCGTCCTCATCGTCATGTCCCCGGTTTTTCAAGCGGTTTTTTAGTTCCTCAAGAGAAGGGGGAAGAATAAAGACAAACACCGCACCGGCATAATGATTCTTCAGGGCCTTGGCGCCACGGGTATCGACATCCAGAATAACATCCTGGTTCTCTTTCACCAAAGCCTCCAGCGAGGCGACAGATGTCCCGTACAAATTACCGTAATTCTCCGCCCATTCCACGAACTCGGCCCGCGCAATCATCGCTTCGAATTCATCCCGGGATACAAAATGATAATCCTTCCCATCCACCTCTCCCGGCCGAGGAAGACGGGATGTATGGGAAACGGCAAACCGGATACCCGGGAACCTCTTCATCAATTCCCGGCAAAGGGAGGTCTTGCCCGTCCCCGACGGTGCGGATACGACAAGGAAAAGGCCGGAGTCACTTATGGTATGGACACTACTCAATATTCTGCACCTGCTCTCTCAGTTTGCCCAGCTCACTTTTGATTTCAATAACATGCCTTGATATCTCCAAATCCCCCGTTTTGGAGCCAATGGTGTTGATCTCGCGGTTCATCTCCTGAATGAGGAAATCAATTTTTCTTCCTACAGCATCCCCGGTCCGTAACATTTCGTGGAATTGACTGATGTGGCTGCTTAAACGGACAATTTCTTCTGTTACATCGCTTTTATCCGCCATGATGGCCACTTCCTGGCTCAACCGGGCGGCGTCGACATCAACACCACTCGTTAATTCGCGGATTCGCTCGATGAGGCGTCTCTGATATTCCTGAACACAACGTGGCGCCCGATCTGAAATCCGCCCCAGCCATTCCTCCACTTTAATGACTCGCTCCTCCAAATCAATCAGAAGCATTTCCCCTTCTTTTACTCGCATTTCCGTCAGCAATACAATCGCCTCGTCCAGAACTGTAGCAATATGCCCCGCAAGCAACTCTACATTTACCCCCTCTTCCCTGGGAACGAACACATCCTTGAATCCGGTCAAATTCTCCAGGGTCACATCACCTTTCAATTGGAACTCGCTCTTAAGCCTCTGAAGAAGAATAAAATAGTTTTTGAGGAGGGGCAGGTTCAAATCCAGGCTGCCTTCTTCCATGCTCCCATTTGCGTCGATCCGGACGGTTGCTTCAATTCTTCCTCTGGAAAATCGCTCAGCAATTCTCCTTTTAATCTCCGTTTCCAAAACGGACAGACTGCCGGGTAGCCGTAAAGAAATTTCCAGATAGCGGTGATTCAGAGAACGGATTTCAACCGTATATTTTTTCCCTTCCAACAAGGCTTCGGCTTTCCCATAGCCGGTCATACTTTTTATCATACCCATGGCTCCAGATTTGCGTGGTCATCATCCACCGTTCAGAGACACTCCCCATGTCATGGCATATCTAAAACGCTTCCTGTAGATTTTTCCCCTCACCTTGCCTCATCTGTGTGATGTATCGACGCCTGATTTCGTTGAAGAAATGGATCATACTCGGGGCTGCGTAATCAGGATAAGTCCATGGCAGCGAACGAAATGTCTTGTCCTGAAACAGCAGGGTCAAATCGGCATATATGCCTTTTCGGAGATAAGGCCGATGGGTGTACCCCTTCCCCGTCGCAAGAACCAAATGGGCCAACGATATGTATCCGGGATCAAGGTTCACCTTCCGGCGACCTTCCTCCATCTGCTTTTCTTCCAGGACATTGGTCACAATCTTGATATCCGGCAGAGATTCCGGACGGATAAACCGCTGAAAAGCGATAAAACGTCTGATCAAAGTCGTTCCCATCTCCGGCGAATAATAGTCTGTATAGTGGAACGCCAGGGGAGGACCGACCACATCCGGCACGCCGTAAAAATTACACAACCGCTGCAAAACACCGTTCAACTGCCCGGAGTCTACAGCAAGGATACTTACAATGAGTTTGACCGCATCGGCCGGCTTAGGAATGCTCACAAAGCCCTCCGGAGTTCAGTCAGAGAAACCGTCGAGGTACCGACCTTCCCTACAACGATGCCGGCGGCATAATTTGCAATCTCCGCCGCTTCCCGGAACGTCGCCCCTGCCGCAAGGCATAGCGAGAAGATCCCGATGGCCGTGTCACCGGCACCTGTAACATCATAAATGGCCCGGGCCTGGGCGGGGATATGGGTCACGACACCCTCCGATTCATATAGGCTCATCCCCTCCTCGCCGCGCGTGATCAACAATGCCTTGAGTCCCAGTTCATCAATGAGGCGAATCACCCTTTCCCGGATCAATTCTTCTTTTCCCTCTTCATTACCATTGATGTCCTCGATCCCCAAAGCACGTTCCACCTCGCGATGATTCGGCGTAATAATGTCAAAACCACGATAAAAGGACAGGTCGCCCCGTTTCGGATCAACACAAACCCATACATTTTTCCGGGAGACCATCTCCCTGATACCGTCAAGGAGTTCCGTCGTGACCACGCCTTTATTATAATCGGAAATGACGATCGTATGAAGATGAGCGATCAATCCAGAAATATAGTTGAGAATTTTATCGATGTCCCTTTGTGAGACATTGTTTCTGGACTCCCGATCGAAGCGCACCACCTGCTGGTTATGGGCGACGATCCTGGTCTTCAGTGTCGTGTGCCGTTCCGGATCAATGATTATTCCGGATACGGGTATGTTCTTTTCGTTAAATTCCCGTAGCAAGGCCTGACCGGTTACATCGGCACCAATCACGCCAGAGAGAAACACCTGACCGCCCATCGTATGAACATTGTTCATCACGTTGGCACACCCCCCCCAAAGCATCTCGTCTCTGGCGACATCAACGACCGGCACAGGTGCCTCCGGCGATATTCGCCGAACGCTGCCCCAGATGAAATGATCGATCATGACATCGCCGACCACCAGCACCTTCGCCTCAGGAAAGCGGCCAATGAGTTCCAAGGCCCTGTTCCTATCCATCAACAGCCACCCATTCCCTTTTCGAATCAGGTATTAAAAAGGCGCCAATGCTATTATTGGAAACCATTTTTGTCAATCTTTTATAGGATACCGAACCGGTTGCACGGGGTCCGGACTTTCATAGGACTAGGATCTTGGTCTGTATGGGGTGCTTTCCGGGTTGACTAAATCATCACAATCCTATAGGAAAAAATGGATTGAGGGGGGGAGTGGTCACGTCAACAAAAGGGGTCTTGCAAAAGTCGGAAAAGGTTCGTCATTGAAAATTCTCACGAGATCATTTCACCCTGTCCGGACAAAATAGTTTTGCAAATCTGAACTGTTTACGACTTCGTCAATAATAACAATGATACAAGGGAAATGATGGTCCGCTCCTTGGGAATTTTGACAATCGGGATCGCAGTAACGGCTATCTATTCCCTGTATGCCGTTTTGGTTGCCTTCTTTTCGCCAAAAGAGGAAAAAATCCACCAGATCGCACGGAATTGGGCCCGGCTTCTTCTCAAAATCTCCGGAGCTCATGTGCATGTCTTCGGCCGGGAAAACGTACTCACGAGCAGACCGCAAATTTTCATGGCCAACCATCAAAGCGGTTTTGATATTTTTGCCCTCCTGGCACACATCCCCGGGGAATTCAGGTGGATAGCCAAAGGGGAACTTTTCCGAATCCCCGTCTTCGGCCGTGCGATGAGGGCGGCGGGCTACATTCCCATTGACCGGGAAAACCATGACAGGGCCATGAACAGCCTCGCAGAAGCCGTAGTGAAAATTCACGAAAATCGATCCGTCATGTCTTTTCCGGAGGGCACAAGGAGTTCCGACGGGACTATCGGTCCCTTTAAGTCCGGAATGTTCCTGCTGGCAATCCGGGCAAATGTGCCTATTGTGCCCGTAACCATTATTGGCGCCAACCAAATATGGCCGAAGGGTTCCCTGAAAATCACGCCCGGCGAGATGACCATAGTCATCAGCGAGCCTGTTGACGTCAGTCATTGCACTGCGGAAAAACACGGTGAATTGATCGGGCAAGTGAGGGGCATCATCGTTGAGCATTACGAAGGAAGGGTTAAAACAGAAGGAATATCCTAAAAGGGGATCCCTCCGATCATGGTGGACCCGAGCGAAAAGTCATGGTTAACCATTATATTACAGGGATAGGCGCCTTCAAGGAGAAAGGGTGTCAGACAGCCATGCTCAAGGCCATCTGCGTCGATAGATAACCGATTTTCTTGGGCACGGCCTGAAGCGGCCCTGGCAATCTTTCGTTTTATGCGGCGAAAAAGCATGTTGGGATGATGCAGGCATTGGTTTCCAAAAATCAGATAACGATAGGGGGGTAAAGCTTTTGTATGGACGTCAGATTCATTAATCCATTCCTGTACGGGGCAACAGAGGTTCTGAAAACCATGGCCTTTACGGATGCCGTTTCCGGGAAAGCCTTCTTAAAAAAAGGAGATGTCGCTCATGGTGATGTCTCCGGTATCATCGGCATAACCGGAGATGCGATCGGCTCCCTGGCGGTAAGCTTTCACACAGACTGCATCTGTGGCATTGTCACCAAGATGCTGGGTGAAGACTATACAGAACCCTCGCAGGAAGTCCTTGACGCGGTGGGAGAATTGACCAACATGATCTCCGGGGTGGCCCGCACCCACATGGAAAGAAACGGCCTGAATGTTTATGCGGCCATCCCCTCGGTTGTCGTCGGGGCAGGTCATACGATCAATCATATATTGAAAGCGCCCAGCATCGTCATTCCCTTCTCGACAGCCCAAGGCGATTTTGTTGTTGACGTCTGCCTCAAACCAACACAGGCCCGCATGAAAAAACATGTCACCTATGGTGTTGTCAACAAACCCACCCTCCCTCCGGGTAAGGTCGTCAAGAAAGAGCCGGTGCGGGAAAACGAACCGGCGGCCCAACCGGAAGCATCGTTGCAAAAAGAGGAACCGGTTGAGGAATCCCCTGGGAACAACACCCCGGAAGAACGAATTGAGAAAATGAAAGCCGTCCTCAAAAAAATCATACGGACCCGCGATGAGATTCAGCACAATCTTGATGCCAACCCCTTCATGCAAATCGACAAAAGAAAAGAACAAAAAAAATTGCTTTACGCATACGATAACAAGATACGAAGACTAAAGCTCGATATTTCAACGGCACGCATGTTGGCCTCCCTGGAAGAAACAGGGGAAAATCTCACCATCAAGCAACACTTTCAGGATCATGTCAGAAAGAATAAATAGAACCCGAAAGAAATCAAACGTATCAATGACCAAAAGCAAAAACTTGAAAAGAATACGGGAAGTCAAGGGGGTAATTCATATTTCCCTGGGTCTCTTTTTTCTGCTCTGTTTGCTTTCCTACTCTCCTGCCGATCCCTCATTCACACACTATATTGCCGATAAAGGCAACGTCGACAATTTAATCGGCCTCCTCGGATCCTACACTGCGGACTCTCTCATCCGTCTGCTGGGCTGGAGCGTCTTTTTTTTGCCCCTGCTTCTGTTCATGGCCGCTTATCGATACCTGACCGATGAAACCTTCCGGATCAAATTCCTGCATCTGATGGGCATAACCGGCCTTGTGTTTTCAACCTCGATCATCGTGCATGTGGCTCTGGGAAATCGCCTCATGTTCGGTATCGAACTCCCTTCCGGAGGATTCTTGGGGTTATGGGTTTTTTCGCTGCTCGACAATCGTCTCAATATTGTCGGAACCATCCTGATCGCCACATCGATTTGGTTCATATCCCTCATGATCATGAGTAATTTTTCCGTTGTTTTCACGGCACAAATACTTTCCCGCGTATCCGTTTTTTTCTGGCTCAGGATACATAGGATCTTCTCAAGCCTGCGAAATCGTTTCAATCGCACGAAAAAATCTCGCAGCGCAAGGGAAATGCCTCCAAAAATTGCCACCCCCACGGAAACACCCCCCCCCAAACCGTTTCCGGCTCCGGAAGAATCAAAAAAAACAGAACAGGTTCCCTTTGATTTCGTTCTGGAACGAGGCGTTTTTCGTCTCCCCCCTCTGAGTCTCCTGAATGAAATGCCTCATAAAAACATGAGAGTGAAAAAAGAAACCCTGATCGCCAATTCACGAATTCTCGAGAAAAAACTGGCCGATTTCGGTGTCGAAGGCAAGGTGGTCGAGGTTCGTCCCGGTCCGGTGATCACCATGTACGAACTCGAACCGGCCCCCGGCGTTAAAATCGCCAAGATCACAACGTTGACGGATGACCTGGCTCTCGCCCTCCGCGCTCCAAGTATCCGGATCATCGCTCCTATTCCGGGGAAAGCGGTTGTCGGTGTCGAGATCCCCAATCCAGAGCGTGAATCTGTTTATCTGAAGGATGTCCTGGACAGCGACCACTTCATCCACAGCACGGGCCGATTGCCCATCGCCCTGGGAAAGGATATTGTCGGGGCTCCCGTGATTGCCGACTTGATCAGGATGCCTCACCTTCTCATCGCCGGCACCACCGGTTCAGGCAAAAGTGTCTCCTTGAATGCCATGATCTGCAGCATCCTGTTCAGGGTCCCCCCCGACGAGGCCAAGTTCCTCATGATCGACCCGAAGCGCCTGGAACTGGCGGCCTATGAGGGCATACCGCACCTGCTCCACCCGGTGGTCGTGGACCCGAAAAAAGCCTCTCAGGTCCTTAAATGGA contains:
- the rfaE1 gene encoding D-glycero-beta-D-manno-heptose-7-phosphate kinase, which gives rise to MDRNRALELIGRFPEAKVLVVGDVMIDHFIWGSVRRISPEAPVPVVDVARDEMLWGGCANVMNNVHTMGGQVFLSGVIGADVTGQALLREFNEKNIPVSGIIIDPERHTTLKTRIVAHNQQVVRFDRESRNNVSQRDIDKILNYISGLIAHLHTIVISDYNKGVVTTELLDGIREMVSRKNVWVCVDPKRGDLSFYRGFDIITPNHREVERALGIEDINGNEEGKEELIRERVIRLIDELGLKALLITRGEEGMSLYESEGVVTHIPAQARAIYDVTGAGDTAIGIFSLCLAAGATFREAAEIANYAAGIVVGKVGTSTVSLTELRRAL
- a CDS encoding YicC family protein, with translation MIKSMTGYGKAEALLEGKKYTVEIRSLNHRYLEISLRLPGSLSVLETEIKRRIAERFSRGRIEATVRIDANGSMEEGSLDLNLPLLKNYFILLQRLKSEFQLKGDVTLENLTGFKDVFVPREEGVNVELLAGHIATVLDEAIVLLTEMRVKEGEMLLIDLEERVIKVEEWLGRISDRAPRCVQEYQRRLIERIRELTSGVDVDAARLSQEVAIMADKSDVTEEIVRLSSHISQFHEMLRTGDAVGRKIDFLIQEMNREINTIGSKTGDLEISRHVIEIKSELGKLREQVQNIE
- a CDS encoding DUF4416 family protein; this translates as MSIPKPADAVKLIVSILAVDSGQLNGVLQRLCNFYGVPDVVGPPLAFHYTDYYSPEMGTTLIRRFIAFQRFIRPESLPDIKIVTNVLEEKQMEEGRRKVNLDPGYISLAHLVLATGKGYTHRPYLRKGIYADLTLLFQDKTFRSLPWTYPDYAAPSMIHFFNEIRRRYITQMRQGEGKNLQEAF
- a CDS encoding DNA translocase FtsK, which codes for MSERINRTRKKSNVSMTKSKNLKRIREVKGVIHISLGLFFLLCLLSYSPADPSFTHYIADKGNVDNLIGLLGSYTADSLIRLLGWSVFFLPLLLFMAAYRYLTDETFRIKFLHLMGITGLVFSTSIIVHVALGNRLMFGIELPSGGFLGLWVFSLLDNRLNIVGTILIATSIWFISLMIMSNFSVVFTAQILSRVSVFFWLRIHRIFSSLRNRFNRTKKSRSAREMPPKIATPTETPPPKPFPAPEESKKTEQVPFDFVLERGVFRLPPLSLLNEMPHKNMRVKKETLIANSRILEKKLADFGVEGKVVEVRPGPVITMYELEPAPGVKIAKITTLTDDLALALRAPSIRIIAPIPGKAVVGVEIPNPERESVYLKDVLDSDHFIHSTGRLPIALGKDIVGAPVIADLIRMPHLLIAGTTGSGKSVSLNAMICSILFRVPPDEAKFLMIDPKRLELAAYEGIPHLLHPVVVDPKKASQVLKWTVSEMERRYQMISTLGAKSIDMFNKILERRAVETGKETMPDPTNPWMNEGVSGENEDEETLLPVAQDAALPSMPLQKLPYIIIVIDELADLMMVAQRNVEESLARLAQMARAAGIHLILATQRPSVDVITGLIKANFRTRISFQVSSKVDSRTILDDHGAEKLLGAGDMLFIPPGTSRLTRIHGAFVSDKEINRIVEFVRKQAKPVYDESITAEIPDEEEPGRDDREFDEKYDEAVELITDLGHASISLVQRYLKIGYNRAARIIEQMEREGIVGPSDGVKPRKVLARKVSR
- the gmk gene encoding guanylate kinase, giving the protein MSDSGLFLVVSAPSGTGKTSLCRELMKRFPGIRFAVSHTSRLPRPGEVDGKDYHFVSRDEFEAMIARAEFVEWAENYGNLYGTSVASLEALVKENQDVILDVDTRGAKALKNHYAGAVFVFILPPSLEELKNRLKNRGHDDEDALDVRFANAIKEMAEVKWYDYVIFNDELSVAIDLLRAIYLAEKNRSERKKREIEKLLLNRR
- a CDS encoding 1-acyl-sn-glycerol-3-phosphate acyltransferase, which produces MGILTIGIAVTAIYSLYAVLVAFFSPKEEKIHQIARNWARLLLKISGAHVHVFGRENVLTSRPQIFMANHQSGFDIFALLAHIPGEFRWIAKGELFRIPVFGRAMRAAGYIPIDRENHDRAMNSLAEAVVKIHENRSVMSFPEGTRSSDGTIGPFKSGMFLLAIRANVPIVPVTIIGANQIWPKGSLKITPGEMTIVISEPVDVSHCTAEKHGELIGQVRGIIVEHYEGRVKTEGIS
- the rlmB gene encoding 23S rRNA (guanosine(2251)-2'-O)-methyltransferase RlmB, yielding MMEALKGETPDIQTLFIAGGREGDNIRKIRQLASAKGIPVLYRKRQELDRLVGNRFHQGVAGMRRHFRYATVQEVLAHQPKGALGDLVVLLDGITDTQNLGALIRTGHCLGVNGFIIPENRSASLTASVLKASAGAMLHTPVAMVVNLARTIDYLKEEGFWVYGADARGNSDPGIFDRVKKVALVMGSEGKGMHSLVRKKCDYLVSIPMKGKIDSLNVSVAAGIIIHNVVRLWNEKQSAERFTDQ
- a CDS encoding DNA-directed RNA polymerase subunit omega; the encoded protein is MARITIEDALEMAQTRFGLVMLTAQRTRQLLKGSAPLTDIRNNREIVAALREIAAGKVTYAHPEYLKGAKEDFKPIADDMEFIGDEDYAEPEL
- the pyrF gene encoding orotidine-5'-phosphate decarboxylase, giving the protein MPNPNSDLRRKLIFALDVGEELEESLSWVDRLAGHVGLFKIGKEAFTHFGPEIVSQVRQRGGDVFLDLKFHDIPNTVARAAEAATSLGAFMFNIHASGGRKMMEEAVLAANVFSQKKGLPMPAVLAVTILTSLNDQDLKEIGFRGTTQEAVLALARMAQDTGVHGVVASPQDIENVRAACGRDFLIVTPGIRGLEAPADDQKRTLSPSEAMSLGADYLVVGRPIRHAPDPASEADAIVAEMVRGLACHSKSL